In one window of Verrucomicrobiia bacterium DNA:
- the amrS gene encoding AmmeMemoRadiSam system radical SAM enzyme: METISPAKTTLAEVLAAHAAPGQLFRLEDGKVRCVACGHRCLIAPGRHGICRVRFNHEGQLRVPFGYVAALASDPVEKKPFNHVLPGTDALTFGMLGCDFHCAYCQNWVTSQALRDTAAVAPIREVSAPQLVRSAQQTGARLVVSSYNEPLITAEWAATVFREAAPAGLLCAFVSNGNATAEALDFLKPWLRACKIDLKSFNDRRYRELGGTLEHVCAGIRMVHERGIWLEIVTLLITGFNDDEAELREMVRFLAGVDRNIPWHVTAFHPDYKMTDVPATTARQLVRAAEIGVEEGLRFVYAGNAPGHVGDWENTRCPECQTTLIERHGYAVRAYRLTPGGRCPHCGAGIPGIWHPGGAADVPAGNFYSRVPRRVAIS, translated from the coding sequence ATGGAAACCATCAGTCCGGCAAAGACCACCTTGGCCGAAGTGCTCGCGGCACATGCGGCGCCGGGGCAATTGTTCCGGCTGGAGGACGGGAAGGTGCGGTGCGTGGCGTGCGGGCACCGCTGTTTGATCGCGCCCGGGCGCCACGGCATCTGTCGCGTGCGCTTCAACCACGAGGGTCAGTTGCGCGTGCCGTTCGGCTACGTGGCCGCGCTGGCATCGGATCCGGTGGAGAAGAAGCCATTCAACCATGTCCTGCCGGGAACGGATGCGCTGACGTTCGGCATGCTGGGCTGCGATTTTCATTGCGCGTATTGCCAGAACTGGGTGACGAGCCAGGCCTTGCGCGACACGGCGGCAGTGGCGCCCATCCGCGAAGTTTCCGCCCCGCAACTCGTGCGGTCTGCGCAGCAAACAGGCGCGCGCCTGGTCGTCTCAAGCTATAACGAACCATTGATCACCGCGGAATGGGCCGCGACGGTATTCCGCGAGGCGGCTCCCGCCGGATTGTTGTGTGCCTTTGTGTCCAACGGCAACGCGACAGCCGAGGCGCTCGACTTTCTTAAACCCTGGCTGCGCGCCTGCAAAATTGATCTGAAAAGTTTCAACGACCGCCGTTATCGGGAACTGGGCGGAACGCTGGAGCACGTTTGCGCCGGCATCCGGATGGTGCACGAACGCGGCATCTGGCTGGAAATTGTCACGCTGCTGATTACTGGTTTCAACGATGACGAGGCGGAACTGCGCGAGATGGTGCGCTTCCTGGCGGGGGTGGACCGCAACATTCCCTGGCACGTGACAGCGTTTCATCCCGATTACAAAATGACGGATGTGCCGGCGACCACGGCACGGCAACTGGTGCGCGCGGCGGAAATTGGCGTGGAAGAAGGACTGCGGTTTGTTTATGCCGGCAACGCGCCCGGCCACGTGGGCGATTGGGAAAACACGCGTTGTCCCGAGTGTCAGACGACTTTGATTGAGCGGCATGGTTACGCCGTTCGCGCGTATCGGCTGACGCCCGGGGGACGTTGTCCACATTGCGGTGCGGGCATTCCGGGCATCTGGCATCCGGGCGGCGCTGCGGATGTGCCGGCGGGCAATTTTTACAGCCGTGTGCCGCGGCGGGTGGCGATTTCGTGA
- a CDS encoding DUF721 domain-containing protein, whose product MIPLPPRRIPPLGPGKRPARQRVLAQWRGVDLVPLERAQADTAKSAAQVLPKVLHEQLRLGRRQAEAEIVKVWNSLKLLDPVLMAHGQPTGLNQNGTLFVTVSNSAALMEFKYHQRKILERLQHSFGKDLVARISFRVG is encoded by the coding sequence ATGATTCCGCTTCCTCCCAGACGCATACCGCCCTTGGGGCCGGGCAAACGCCCGGCGCGTCAACGGGTGCTGGCGCAATGGCGGGGAGTGGATCTCGTGCCGCTGGAGCGAGCGCAGGCGGATACCGCCAAATCTGCCGCCCAGGTGCTGCCCAAGGTGCTGCACGAACAATTGCGGCTGGGCCGTCGCCAGGCCGAGGCCGAAATCGTCAAAGTCTGGAATTCCCTGAAACTGCTGGACCCCGTTCTGATGGCGCACGGCCAGCCGACGGGCTTGAATCAAAACGGAACCCTGTTTGTGACCGTCAGCAACAGCGCGGCGCTCATGGAATTTAAATACCACCAGCGCAAGATCCTCGAACGCCTGCAACACAGCTTCGGCAAGGATCTGGTCGCGCGCATTTCGTTCCGGGTGGGCTGA
- the amrB gene encoding AmmeMemoRadiSam system protein B gives MSACQFKKVRSPAFAGSFYPAVAEDLRQLVQFCLAGGTRRAIGGSYKAFVLPHAGFIYSGPVAGSGYLCLEADREQVKRVILLGPSHRLGFAGLAVSEASAFATPLGEVPVDLDAVGELLALPQVRLLEAAHKHEHSLEVHLPFLQVVLAGFQLVPLVVGDASESEVAAVLEKLWGGPETRVIVSSDLSHYHDYTLARRLDAETATRIEDLLPVAPDQACGAMPLNGMLRAARQHRLAAHTIDLRNSGDTAGGRDRVVGYGAFVFGAGR, from the coding sequence ATGAGTGCGTGCCAGTTCAAAAAAGTGCGGTCGCCCGCCTTTGCGGGCTCGTTTTACCCGGCGGTGGCCGAGGATTTACGGCAGTTGGTGCAATTCTGCCTCGCCGGTGGCACGCGCCGCGCGATCGGCGGTTCCTACAAGGCGTTTGTGCTGCCCCACGCGGGTTTCATTTACTCGGGGCCCGTGGCGGGTTCCGGTTACCTCTGCCTTGAGGCCGACCGGGAGCAGGTCAAACGCGTGATTTTGCTGGGGCCTTCACACCGGTTGGGTTTTGCCGGACTGGCAGTCAGTGAGGCCAGCGCCTTCGCCACGCCGTTGGGTGAGGTGCCGGTGGATTTGGACGCTGTGGGTGAGCTGCTGGCGTTGCCCCAAGTGCGCCTGCTGGAAGCCGCCCACAAACACGAACATTCCCTGGAAGTGCATTTGCCCTTCCTGCAAGTGGTCCTCGCGGGCTTCCAACTCGTCCCGCTGGTGGTGGGCGACGCCAGCGAGAGCGAAGTGGCGGCCGTGCTCGAAAAATTGTGGGGCGGGCCCGAAACGCGCGTCATCGTCAGCTCGGATTTAAGTCACTACCACGATTACACGCTGGCCCGGCGGCTCGATGCCGAAACGGCCACGCGCATTGAGGATCTGCTGCCCGTGGCGCCCGACCAGGCCTGTGGCGCCATGCCCCTCAATGGCATGCTGCGCGCCGCCCGTCAGCATCGCCTGGCGGCGCACACCATCGATCTTCGCAACTCGGGTGACACGGCGGGCGGCCGCGACCGCGTGGTTGGTTACGGCGCATTTGTATTCGGTGCCGGGCGCTGA
- the yacG gene encoding DNA gyrase inhibitor YacG, which translates to MPQPRTVRCPTCRKVGDWFGGEYGPFCSRRCRLIDMGKWLGEEHAISEPLKPGHFAGYADLPPGVDPDRPEEGC; encoded by the coding sequence ATGCCTCAACCGCGGACAGTGCGATGCCCCACCTGCCGGAAGGTGGGCGATTGGTTTGGCGGCGAATACGGGCCGTTTTGTTCCCGGCGCTGCCGGCTGATTGATATGGGCAAATGGCTGGGCGAGGAGCACGCCATTTCGGAGCCGCTCAAGCCCGGGCATTTCGCCGGTTACGCTGATCTGCCGCCTGGCGTGGACCCCGACCGGCCGGAGGAGGGCTGCTGA
- a CDS encoding phosphoribosylglycinamide synthetase C domain-containing protein, protein MRGKAKNHPRGLSVMAFGIGSFAQSSTQILRDAGATTATYLTRRNGHFPPSLVGPTFDCADHPNPVPLLKQRKVDLIFPQSIDWAQQPWAAELLASKVPILCPTGEALLLERERDYARRLCRDCKIPFPAAHVAPNRLAALEWLKKNPRPYVIKNPLCSPGSPVHTIVCETVADTRAWLDHVDYAEGVFLQEYLGRAEAGHIALVSAGEIYPLVTNQEYKRAHVGDLGIVCGAPLGGIVERDPEDKYGLARALLHPLRRWFKRVNYHGPVQVTACMVGRKWHVIEYNVRLGITSGSMILRLLENPLETLWAAARNLPLAPRFRADAAFGCSTTLAGYGYPHLQVRGPHFPIEVTGRFDCDVWWNEVERGRDGQLVTAGHRYADVIAFGASVPAAAEKSRANLRRIRVLGSYYRTDIGQTLWPPGTAN, encoded by the coding sequence ATGCGCGGCAAAGCAAAAAACCATCCACGCGGTCTGTCCGTCATGGCCTTTGGCATCGGTTCGTTCGCCCAAAGTTCGACGCAAATTTTGCGCGACGCGGGCGCCACCACAGCCACCTACCTGACCCGCCGCAACGGCCATTTTCCGCCGTCGCTCGTCGGGCCAACGTTCGATTGCGCGGACCACCCCAATCCGGTGCCGCTCCTCAAGCAGCGCAAGGTGGACCTGATTTTTCCACAGTCCATTGACTGGGCGCAGCAACCGTGGGCCGCCGAACTGCTCGCGAGCAAGGTGCCCATCCTGTGTCCCACCGGTGAAGCCCTGTTGCTCGAGCGCGAACGAGATTACGCCCGCCGGCTGTGCCGCGATTGCAAAATTCCCTTTCCCGCCGCGCACGTGGCGCCCAATCGCCTCGCGGCCCTGGAATGGTTGAAGAAAAATCCGCGGCCCTACGTCATTAAGAATCCACTGTGCTCCCCCGGCAGTCCGGTGCACACGATCGTTTGCGAGACAGTGGCCGACACGCGCGCGTGGCTGGATCACGTGGATTATGCCGAGGGTGTCTTTTTGCAGGAATATCTGGGCCGCGCCGAGGCCGGCCACATTGCGCTCGTCAGCGCCGGCGAAATTTATCCGCTCGTGACCAATCAGGAATACAAACGCGCTCATGTCGGCGACCTCGGCATCGTTTGCGGCGCGCCACTGGGCGGCATTGTGGAACGGGATCCGGAGGACAAATACGGCCTCGCGCGCGCCTTGCTGCACCCGTTGCGGCGGTGGTTCAAACGCGTGAACTATCACGGACCGGTGCAGGTCACGGCCTGCATGGTGGGGCGCAAATGGCACGTCATCGAATACAATGTCCGGCTCGGCATCACTTCGGGCTCGATGATTTTGCGCCTGCTGGAAAACCCGCTGGAAACGCTCTGGGCGGCGGCGCGCAACCTGCCGTTGGCGCCGCGCTTCCGGGCGGACGCGGCGTTCGGCTGTTCCACCACGCTGGCCGGCTACGGCTACCCGCATTTGCAGGTGCGCGGCCCGCATTTTCCCATCGAGGTGACCGGCCGGTTCGATTGCGACGTGTGGTGGAACGAAGTCGAACGCGGCCGCGACGGCCAGTTGGTCACGGCGGGGCACCGTTATGCGGACGTCATCGCTTTTGGCGCCAGCGTGCCGGCCGCAGCGGAAAAATCCCGGGCCAACCTCCGGCGGATTCGCGTGCTCGGGAGCTATTATCGCACGGACATCGGCCAGACATTGTGGCCGCCCGGAACCGCCAACTGA
- the gap gene encoding type I glyceraldehyde-3-phosphate dehydrogenase: MAVKVAINGFGRIGRLVFRAMVEQGLVGKDIEVVAVGDIVPADNLAYLLKYDSTQGRFHGTVGSKKSSPDKAEDDVLVVNGKDILVVSAKTPAELPWAKLGVQVVIESTGLFTDAAKDNPKGCYGHITAGAKKVIISAPGKNEDITVVMGVNNEKYDPAKHNVISNASCTTNCLAPLVHVLLKEGFGIEEGLMTTVHSYTATQKTVDGPSKKDWKGGRTAAQNIIPSTTGAAKAVGLVCPEVKGKLTGMSFRIPTPTVSVVDLTVKTTKDTSYAEISAAMKKASETYLKGILNWTDDEVVSSDFIHCTNSSIFDAGSGIELNKRFFKLVSWYDNEWGYSCRVADLLKFMLGKGL; encoded by the coding sequence ATGGCAGTCAAAGTAGCAATCAACGGGTTCGGCCGCATCGGGCGCCTCGTGTTCCGCGCGATGGTCGAACAAGGACTGGTCGGCAAGGACATCGAAGTTGTGGCCGTCGGTGACATCGTGCCCGCGGACAACCTCGCCTACCTGCTGAAATACGACTCCACGCAGGGCCGCTTCCACGGCACCGTGGGCTCCAAGAAGTCCTCGCCCGACAAGGCCGAAGACGACGTGTTGGTTGTGAACGGCAAGGACATCCTCGTCGTCAGCGCCAAGACCCCGGCGGAACTCCCCTGGGCCAAGCTGGGCGTGCAGGTGGTCATCGAATCCACCGGCCTCTTCACCGATGCCGCCAAGGACAACCCCAAGGGCTGCTACGGCCACATCACCGCCGGCGCCAAGAAGGTCATCATCTCCGCCCCCGGCAAGAACGAGGACATCACCGTCGTCATGGGCGTCAACAACGAGAAGTATGACCCCGCCAAGCACAACGTCATTTCCAACGCCTCCTGCACCACGAACTGCCTCGCGCCGCTCGTGCACGTGCTCCTGAAGGAAGGTTTCGGCATCGAGGAAGGCCTGATGACGACCGTCCATTCCTACACGGCGACGCAGAAGACCGTGGACGGCCCGAGCAAGAAGGACTGGAAGGGCGGCCGCACCGCGGCACAGAACATCATCCCATCCACGACCGGCGCCGCCAAGGCCGTCGGGCTCGTCTGCCCCGAAGTGAAGGGCAAGCTCACGGGCATGTCGTTCCGCATCCCGACGCCGACGGTCTCCGTGGTGGACCTCACGGTCAAGACGACCAAGGACACCAGCTACGCCGAAATCAGCGCCGCGATGAAGAAGGCCAGCGAGACCTATCTCAAGGGCATTCTCAACTGGACGGACGACGAAGTGGTGAGCAGCGACTTCATCCACTGCACGAACTCGTCCATCTTCGACGCCGGTTCCGGCATCGAATTGAACAAGCGCTTCTTCAAGCTCGTGAGCTGGTATGACAACGAGTGGGGCTACAGCTGCCGCGTGGCCGACCTGTTGAAATTCATGCTCGGCAAGGGCCTGTAA
- the alr gene encoding alanine racemase, protein MAARNRQLNQFFNAIAAMHLDSRVFPQRPAWVEIDLARLRRNLQLIRQDLPPRVQLLAVVKDEAYGHGALDVARIALEEGATFLGVSTLEEAMALRDAGIKARILILGERQESELPWCVAYDLTVCLNNAHTAQKLARTAAGFEKRVPVHVKINSGMSRYGVRWDEAVHLLETITAEPSLQLEGTMTHFSQSDETDKTFAHLQMARFDEVMGAARARQLPVPMQHLCNSGGFLDLPAAHRDMVRVGILMYGILPSTVCRRISGIQPVMSIKARIAAIQRVKAGEHVGYGMRYTATSDRRIAVLPIGYGDGFPRVRNQGGALIHGRRAPLVGGIAMDALMVDVTDIPEAGMWDEAVIMGEQGAECITARDIAQLKNSVTYDVLTGWRLRLGRKCVNGEASS, encoded by the coding sequence GTGGCCGCCCGGAACCGCCAACTGAACCAGTTCTTCAACGCCATCGCCGCCATGCATCTCGACTCCCGCGTTTTCCCCCAACGACCCGCCTGGGTTGAAATCGACCTCGCCCGGCTGCGACGCAACCTGCAACTCATCCGGCAGGACCTGCCCCCACGTGTGCAGCTGCTCGCCGTCGTCAAGGACGAGGCCTACGGGCACGGCGCGCTCGACGTGGCCCGGATCGCGCTGGAAGAAGGCGCCACATTTCTCGGTGTCAGCACGCTGGAAGAAGCCATGGCCCTGCGCGACGCAGGCATCAAGGCGCGCATTTTGATCCTGGGCGAACGGCAGGAATCGGAGCTGCCGTGGTGCGTGGCCTACGACCTCACGGTGTGTTTGAACAATGCGCACACCGCGCAAAAACTGGCGCGGACGGCCGCCGGTTTTGAGAAACGCGTCCCCGTGCACGTCAAAATCAATTCCGGCATGAGCCGCTACGGGGTGCGCTGGGACGAAGCGGTGCATTTGTTGGAGACCATCACGGCCGAACCTTCCCTGCAATTGGAAGGGACCATGACTCATTTCTCGCAGTCGGATGAAACGGACAAGACGTTTGCCCACCTGCAGATGGCCCGCTTCGATGAAGTCATGGGCGCGGCCCGGGCGCGTCAGTTGCCCGTGCCGATGCAGCATCTCTGCAACAGCGGCGGGTTTCTCGATCTCCCCGCCGCCCACCGCGACATGGTCCGGGTGGGCATTCTCATGTATGGCATTTTGCCCTCGACCGTGTGCCGGCGGATTTCCGGAATCCAGCCCGTGATGTCCATCAAGGCGCGGATCGCCGCCATTCAGCGGGTCAAAGCCGGCGAGCACGTCGGCTACGGGATGCGTTACACCGCGACGTCGGACCGCCGGATTGCCGTGCTGCCGATTGGTTATGGCGATGGTTTTCCGCGCGTGCGCAACCAGGGCGGCGCGCTGATTCACGGTCGCCGCGCGCCGCTCGTGGGCGGCATCGCCATGGACGCATTGATGGTGGATGTGACGGACATTCCCGAAGCGGGCATGTGGGATGAGGCCGTCATCATGGGCGAGCAAGGCGCGGAATGCATCACCGCCCGCGACATTGCCCAGCTCAAAAACTCCGTCACGTATGACGTGCTGACCGGCTGGCGGCTGCGCCTGGGCCGGAAATGCGTGAACGGCGAAGCTTCCTCCTGA
- a CDS encoding beta-galactosidase, which yields MYFGVDYHPEQWVYPYGGTKENPESEWENDVEMMAAAGVNAVRLGEFVWGLCEREPGKYDFAWLRRVMDLLGKSGIKIILATPTAAPPIWMARKHPEILPIDENGLVKHEGTRRAVCLNSEVFWNYSRAIVENMAKALGDHPDLIAWQIDNGIGGNFTEASFNEDTRRDWHLWLEAKYETVEKLNEQLGLRHWGQVVSDIKQVPMPMKAPAVHNPALVLDWNRFCSDTIVQFIKMQADILRPLTPNCPITTNLRALRHKFDHFDMAEVLDFVSIEGTAAVRANSAELACEMDMLRSLKKDGVRSPDGGCGFWVMEHKAGNVSWQDVNSLVRPGVLRLFTYQLISRGADSILFFRWRQPRFGAEKFHGAVVPHAARKNGRVYREVSQIGEELKLLAPALHGSKVKPEVCILYTHDNDWTLQLPQQPNKYFNLREHIQLFYSAFHDKNIGVDFARPTEDLSRYRLVIAPSLQLLRGAEADMMKLYVQNGGTLVGTFSTGLVDEHHIASDNGYPHDLMDVFGLEVTEFDMLPPGEENHLTFKGAFPTSHLHPAKLWCDLIEPKECQVLASYSRDFYAGKPAMTMNTFGLGKAIYIGTLSHQHFYSDLVTWLRQLCNLHPLLKVPESVEVSMREKEGSRIHFLLNHKPSSVRVQFYKPMHDLLTGSSIVGNHDLPPHGVLVLDERVEPKPEAAPVTAQAPVAA from the coding sequence ATGTATTTTGGCGTCGATTATCATCCGGAGCAGTGGGTGTATCCCTACGGTGGCACCAAGGAGAATCCCGAATCGGAATGGGAAAATGATGTGGAGATGATGGCGGCCGCCGGCGTCAACGCGGTGCGTCTCGGCGAATTTGTCTGGGGTTTGTGCGAACGCGAACCGGGCAAGTATGATTTCGCGTGGCTGCGGCGCGTGATGGATTTGCTGGGCAAATCCGGCATCAAAATCATTCTCGCCACGCCGACGGCGGCCCCGCCGATCTGGATGGCGCGCAAACATCCGGAAATCCTGCCGATCGATGAAAACGGCCTCGTCAAACACGAAGGCACCCGGCGGGCCGTCTGCCTGAACAGCGAGGTGTTTTGGAACTACTCCCGCGCGATTGTCGAGAACATGGCCAAGGCGCTGGGCGATCACCCCGACCTCATCGCGTGGCAAATTGACAACGGCATCGGCGGCAATTTCACCGAGGCCTCCTTCAACGAGGACACCCGGCGCGACTGGCATCTGTGGCTCGAAGCCAAGTATGAGACGGTCGAAAAACTCAACGAACAATTGGGCTTGCGCCATTGGGGGCAGGTGGTTTCCGACATCAAGCAGGTGCCCATGCCCATGAAGGCGCCGGCCGTGCACAACCCGGCGCTCGTGCTGGATTGGAACCGGTTTTGCAGCGATACGATCGTGCAGTTCATCAAGATGCAGGCAGACATCCTGCGGCCGCTGACGCCGAACTGCCCCATCACCACCAACCTGCGCGCCTTGCGTCATAAATTCGACCACTTCGACATGGCCGAGGTGCTCGACTTCGTCTCCATCGAAGGCACGGCCGCGGTCCGCGCGAATTCCGCGGAACTGGCCTGCGAGATGGACATGCTCCGGTCACTGAAAAAGGACGGAGTCCGGTCGCCCGACGGCGGCTGTGGTTTCTGGGTGATGGAACACAAGGCGGGCAACGTTTCCTGGCAGGACGTGAATTCCCTGGTGCGTCCCGGCGTGTTGCGGCTCTTCACCTACCAGCTCATTTCCCGGGGTGCGGATTCCATCCTGTTTTTCCGGTGGCGCCAGCCGCGGTTTGGCGCGGAGAAGTTCCATGGCGCCGTGGTGCCGCATGCGGCGCGCAAGAACGGCCGGGTTTACCGCGAGGTTAGTCAGATTGGCGAGGAACTGAAACTACTGGCGCCGGCGTTGCACGGGTCGAAGGTCAAACCGGAAGTCTGCATCCTTTACACGCACGACAACGACTGGACCCTGCAACTGCCGCAACAGCCGAACAAGTATTTCAACCTGCGCGAGCATATTCAGCTGTTTTACAGCGCATTTCACGACAAGAACATCGGCGTCGATTTTGCCCGGCCCACGGAAGATTTGTCGCGTTACCGGCTGGTGATCGCACCGTCGCTGCAATTGCTCCGCGGCGCCGAGGCGGACATGATGAAGCTCTACGTCCAGAACGGCGGCACGCTGGTGGGGACGTTCAGCACCGGACTGGTGGACGAGCACCACATCGCGTCCGACAACGGCTATCCCCACGACCTGATGGACGTGTTTGGCCTGGAAGTCACCGAGTTCGACATGCTCCCACCGGGCGAGGAAAATCATCTGACGTTCAAGGGGGCCTTTCCGACCAGTCACCTGCATCCGGCCAAGCTGTGGTGCGATTTGATCGAGCCCAAGGAGTGCCAGGTGCTGGCGTCGTATTCGCGCGATTTCTACGCCGGCAAACCGGCCATGACGATGAACACCTTCGGCCTGGGCAAGGCGATTTACATCGGCACCCTGAGCCACCAGCACTTTTACTCGGATCTGGTCACCTGGCTGCGCCAGCTCTGCAATCTGCATCCGCTGCTCAAGGTTCCCGAAAGCGTGGAAGTCAGCATGCGCGAGAAGGAGGGCTCGCGGATTCATTTCCTGCTCAACCACAAACCCTCCTCAGTCCGGGTGCAATTCTACAAGCCCATGCACGATCTGCTCACGGGATCCAGCATCGTGGGCAATCACGACCTGCCGCCGCACGGCGTGCTGGTGCTGGACGAGCGGGTTGAACCAAAACCTGAAGCGGCGCCCGTCACGGCGCAGGCACCAGTCGCGGCTTGA
- the secG gene encoding preprotein translocase subunit SecG, whose amino-acid sequence MAFIIGLLTFVLVLICIALILLVLIQLPKKEAGIGVAFGGGATDALFGAGSGTVLTKATKYAAISFFVLALLVGILQNHFNSRRTTSTFQRAVEQQVQQGATPAATPSSPASTAPAATPAPLMSTTAANATNTAAPANATAAPAATK is encoded by the coding sequence ATGGCATTTATTATTGGTCTGTTGACGTTCGTCCTGGTGCTGATCTGCATCGCGCTGATTTTGCTCGTGCTCATTCAACTGCCGAAAAAAGAGGCGGGCATTGGGGTGGCCTTTGGCGGCGGCGCCACGGACGCGCTGTTTGGCGCCGGCTCCGGCACCGTATTGACGAAGGCCACGAAATACGCGGCCATCTCCTTCTTCGTGCTGGCGCTGTTGGTGGGCATTTTGCAGAACCATTTCAATTCGAGGCGCACCACGAGCACCTTCCAACGCGCCGTTGAACAGCAGGTGCAGCAGGGCGCCACTCCGGCGGCGACGCCGAGCAGCCCGGCCAGCACCGCTCCCGCAGCCACGCCAGCTCCGCTGATGTCAACCACGGCCGCCAACGCCACGAATACCGCCGCTCCGGCCAATGCCACGGCCGCGCCCGCCGCGACGAAGTAA
- the msrA gene encoding peptide-methionine (S)-S-oxide reductase MsrA, producing the protein MNTNKTELATFGGGCFWCLEACFQLVPGVKAVTSGYAGGTKDNPTYQEVCTGNTGHAEVVQIEYDPAVISYEQLLQKFWEVHDPTTLNRQGNDVGTQYRSIILCRNEAQKEAAEKSKAEAQKELSRPIVTQIAPLKKFWPAEAYHQNYFRNHPEQGYCQLVIRPKVDKLEKKLKAEQK; encoded by the coding sequence ATGAATACCAACAAGACGGAACTGGCGACTTTTGGGGGCGGCTGTTTTTGGTGCCTTGAGGCCTGCTTTCAACTCGTCCCCGGCGTGAAGGCCGTCACGAGCGGTTACGCCGGCGGCACCAAGGACAATCCCACCTATCAGGAAGTCTGCACCGGCAACACCGGCCACGCCGAGGTGGTCCAGATCGAATACGATCCGGCCGTCATCAGCTACGAGCAGTTGCTGCAAAAATTCTGGGAGGTGCATGATCCCACCACGTTGAACCGGCAGGGCAACGACGTGGGCACGCAGTATCGCTCGATCATTCTCTGCCGGAACGAGGCGCAGAAGGAGGCCGCCGAGAAGTCCAAGGCCGAGGCGCAAAAGGAACTCAGCCGCCCCATTGTCACGCAGATTGCGCCGCTGAAAAAATTCTGGCCGGCGGAGGCGTATCATCAGAATTACTTCCGCAACCATCCGGAGCAGGGCTACTGTCAGCTGGTCATCCGGCCCAAGGTGGACAAGCTGGAGAAGAAGCTCAAGGCGGAGCAGAAGTGA
- the tpiA gene encoding triose-phosphate isomerase: MNKERKLIIAGNWKMNKTVAEALTLVNDLKRELASVKEVDIVVCPPYTALESVSKAILDSNIRLGAQNMSENGVGAFTGEIAAVMLKEFSVRYVILGHSERRQYQKESDALIAKKAAAVHAAALKPIVCIGETLAEREGNLTEKVLETQVRGSLAGLTKEQMVETVLAYEPVWAIGTGKTATTQQAQDAHAFIRKVLVSMFDEATAKKVRIQYGGSVKPNNAKELMSQPDVDGALVGGASLEARSFADIIRNSI; encoded by the coding sequence ATGAACAAGGAACGTAAACTCATCATCGCCGGCAACTGGAAGATGAACAAGACGGTCGCCGAGGCGCTGACCCTCGTGAACGACCTCAAGCGCGAACTCGCCAGCGTGAAGGAAGTGGACATCGTCGTCTGCCCGCCTTACACGGCGCTGGAGTCCGTGTCCAAGGCCATTCTGGACTCCAACATCCGCCTGGGCGCACAGAACATGAGCGAGAACGGCGTGGGTGCCTTCACGGGCGAAATCGCCGCAGTGATGCTCAAGGAATTCTCCGTGCGCTATGTGATCCTCGGCCACAGCGAACGCCGCCAATACCAGAAGGAAAGCGATGCGTTGATTGCCAAGAAAGCTGCGGCCGTGCACGCCGCCGCGCTCAAGCCCATCGTTTGCATCGGTGAAACGCTGGCCGAACGCGAAGGCAACCTGACGGAAAAAGTGCTGGAGACGCAGGTGCGCGGCAGCCTCGCCGGTTTGACCAAGGAGCAAATGGTGGAAACCGTTCTGGCCTACGAGCCGGTTTGGGCCATCGGCACGGGCAAAACCGCCACCACCCAACAGGCGCAGGACGCGCACGCGTTCATCCGCAAGGTGCTCGTCAGCATGTTCGACGAAGCCACGGCGAAGAAGGTTCGCATTCAATACGGCGGCAGCGTCAAACCCAACAACGCCAAGGAGTTGATGAGCCAGCCGGATGTGGATGGCGCACTCGTCGGTGGAGCAAGTCTTGAAGCCCGCAGCTTTGCTGATATAATCCGCAACTCAATCTAA